CTGAATTCCGGCCGGGCAGAAATTATCAAATTATCATTAATATCCAGACTGTTATTTTCTGCAGATATCCTGCAGATTATCTGCAGTAATTCCCGGGGAAGTATGACACTATCTTCTTTTCCAGCTCCGGGATATCTTTTCTGCAGCTCTTCTTTTCCCATCTCTGTCAGATCTTCCAAAACCTCCCCGCTTTTCCGGGCCAGACTGGAGAAAACTTCCCGGCGGTCCAGTTCTTCATCATCTTCATCGGTATCACCCGATAAAGATGAGCTGCCGTCTGATCCGGGCCTTTTTTTGCCGGTATAAATAAAAGGCCTGCAGCCGGGAAAAATCTTTTTGAGAAATTCAACCTGGTTTTTTATCCAGGGGGCGACACGGTCAAAGTTGCTGCAGCCAGCCTCCCGGCAATCTGCAAAGGGGAGATAAAGTTCACTCCCCAGAACTGGAGGGATAATGAGCCGGGCCAAAGAAAAACTTCCCGGGCAGCCTGTCAATATTGCCCCGGAAGAATCTGATTTTTTCAATTTTTTGCAGACAGGCTTGAGAAAGCTGCGGGATTGGGCGGCCTGAATGAGTCTGCTGTTTATCTTTGTTCTTTCCAGCTCTTTAAAATTTAAGGCTGCAGTCGGGCATATAGAGATGCACAATCCACAGCCAGTACAGCGATCATGTTTTTTCGGAATATCATTTTTCTGCAGGCTGAGATTGCGCCGGGGACAGATTCTAACACAGCCCCGGCAGCAGAGAAAATTTCTATCATTATTCAGACATCTTGAACCTTTAATCTCAATTTCTTCTGGCAGAACCTTTTCAGCGAAGAGTCTGAACAGATATTTGCCCAGCATGATGATCAGGCGATCCGGGCCAGATATTCACGTTCTTGTGCCAGAAAATAAGCGAGTATATCGGCCAGACTATCATAATACTCAGAATCGAAGTTATTTTTGATCCTGTCGACAAAGGGCTCATACCAGGGAGCCAGACAATTTTCCAGGAAATATTTCTGCCATTTCAGAACGTTTTCCCCGCTATCTTCGGACTTATGCTCCTCTGACAGAACCAGCTGCTGTTCAGTCAGATAGGCCAAAAAATTGAGCTCCAAAGCTATATGATCGGGCAGGTCCTTGAAGGAATCGGATAATTCCAGCTCCAGTTTTTCATATATATCCATCACCGCCCGGGTGCTTTCTCCCATGGTCACCTTATCATCGATATAATAAGAGCCATAGGGAGGGGCCAGAAGTTTATCCGGCCCCAGAAAGAGTTTGCTGTGTTCAATCAGCAGCTCCTCGAGAGAACTATAACTTTCGCTGGCATTTTCCAGCCCCTGCACATATTCTTTTG
The sequence above is drawn from the Halarsenatibacter silvermanii genome and encodes:
- a CDS encoding TorD/DmsD family molecular chaperone; its protein translation is MNTEEEKIKARRNIYHALSAGFYVPEADNLTSSYSKEFSENFKILEAWTEAKEYVQGLENASESYSSLEELLIEHSKLFLGPDKLLAPPYGSYYIDDKVTMGESTRAVMDIYEKLELELSDSFKDLPDHIALELNFLAYLTEQQLVLSEEHKSEDSGENVLKWQKYFLENCLAPWYEPFVDRIKNNFDSEYYDSLADILAYFLAQEREYLARIA
- a CDS encoding 4Fe-4S dicluster domain-containing protein, with translation MLGKYLFRLFAEKVLPEEIEIKGSRCLNNDRNFLCCRGCVRICPRRNLSLQKNDIPKKHDRCTGCGLCISICPTAALNFKELERTKINSRLIQAAQSRSFLKPVCKKLKKSDSSGAILTGCPGSFSLARLIIPPVLGSELYLPFADCREAGCSNFDRVAPWIKNQVEFLKKIFPGCRPFIYTGKKRPGSDGSSSLSGDTDEDDEELDRREVFSSLARKSGEVLEDLTEMGKEELQKRYPGAGKEDSVILPRELLQIICRISAENNSLDINDNLIISARPEFREERCTCCRRCEKLCPTGAIKFTQENPFFYPGRCTGCHVCRSSCPQDALKFVGGLTHDEFTAGRIVLEPGFRLGKCPDCGAPFNLKSGRDKCYFC